The region AAATCGACCCCCGTCAACCGAAACTCGCCGCCGGCCCGTAGTCGATGGGCGCCCCGCAGTGTCGTGAAGGCGGTTGACAGGTTGTGGGCGTAAAAGACGCCTCGCTGACGGTCTCGATCACCGAGTAAGGCGCCGCCCTGGCCGTAGTCGCTGACCGAGATCGAGGGGAATTTTTTGAGCGGCAGCTGCGCGATGAAGCGCGGGTCAAAGCCGAGCGTGGCCGGATCGAAGTCGGCCCCGCGGTTGTCGTCAACGAACTGGTTCAACCCGTACCGTACTTCCCATGCCGAACGGTCGCTGACTGTCCACGACTGGTGGAGGGAGAGAAAGTTGACGGTCCGCACCAGCGCGCCGTCGCCGGGGTCGGCGCCGTTGGCGAAGAGCTCGCCGCCGAAGAACCGGGCGTCGGGTTCAGCGGAGCGATACCAGGCGTAGGCGACCGACAGGCTGAGCCGATCGGTCCACCGGTGCGTCAGCTTGGTCGTGAACTGCCTGGCTTCATCCAGTACCGACACGCTGACCGGCAGTGACGTGCCGGCCGGCGCGAGCGGCAGGTACGGCAACATGGCCAGGGCGACCGGGTTCAGGCGCGATGCCGGGATCTGAGCGTTTGGAAACGGGTCGCGAATGAACCCGCCCGGCCTCAGCGGATCCGGACGGGTGGTGAGCGGGTCGTAGATCGTGAGACCGGACTGAGAAAAGTCGCCACGGCGCTCGGCGGGTGTTGGCAGGTTCAGCACGGTGTTCCGGCTGCTTTCGGTCCGATACCCTTCGCCCCCCAGGAAAAAGAACGCGCGATCGGCCACGATCGGCCCGCCTATCGATCCGGCAAACAGGTGGTACGAGGTATCGGTCTTGGGGAGGTTGGCTTTCTCGGCAAAGAACAGCTGCGCCTGTGTCGCACTGGGGCGATTCTGGTAGACGCCGCTGCCGCGCAAGGAACTACCGCCGGCTCGCGCCGTGACATTGAAGACGCCGCCGGCCGTCCGTCCGACCTCAGCGTCGTACGGTCCGAGTTCGACGCGCATTTCCTCCACCGATTCCATGCCGGGAATGATCGTGGCGCGGTTCTGGATATCGACGATCGGCACGCCGTCCAACAGGTAGGTGTTGGCGCGGCGGGCACTGCCGGCCATGGAAATCAGCGATGAGTTCGACTGATCCTGCTGCCGGACGAACAGCGCATTGCCCGTCGGGATCACCGTCGGCGCCAGCGTTCCCATGATGAAGATATTGCGGCCCGCAGTCGGTTGCGCCACGAGCTCCGCACCACGGAATGGCAGGCCCAGGATGCCGTTCAGGCGGTCGGGCACCGCAGGCGCGGTGACGGTCACAAACTCACTCACCGCGCCGATGTCCAGCCGCACGTCGAAAGTGACGGCGCTGCGCGGGCCGATGCGCAGGGGCTCGCCTTCGGCGAGCTTGAACCCGGTCGCGCTGACCTGGAGGCGGTAGGTGCCCGGCGGCAGCGAGGGAAAAATGTACTCGCCTGCCGCATTGGTCGTGGTGGTCGTCGTCGCGCCGGTTTGGGCGTCGTTGAGAACGATGCGCGCCGCGGCAACCGGGGCGCTGGTGTCCGACACCCGCCCGCGAATACTGCCGTGGAAAGTTTGCCCGGAGGCGGACGAGGGGCTGATCAGCAGCAGCAAGAGCACGGAGGGGACCAAGCTCATCCGGCAGCATCCTATATCAGCGCGGCGCGCGGCCTCTATCCCCGTCCGGCAATCACAGGGCGGCGGAAGGCCCCGCGAAACCTGGGCGAAACCGGGCGAGCGATCGCGTGTGGACGCTAATGCCCACATTCGCCCATTGATCAGCTTGCACGGTGCGGCGATGCTCTCGCTTGGAGTCTCCCCATGATTTCAGGACGTGCACTGGTACGGGTGGTGGTCGGTGGTTTCTTGATGGCCGGCGCGGTTGGCGTTTGGGCAGCCGGCGGGTGGGTGGCCCAGCCCCCCATGCCAGAGCCACGCTACGCTCACGGGGCTGTTGTCATGGCTGGCCGCATCCATGTGGTCGGTGGCACCAGCGCGCAGAGTTGCTCGTTCCTTTCATCCCACACCGTCTACGACCCCGCAACCGGACTGTGGACGCCGGCGGAGCCGATGTCGGTGCCGCGAGCACACCCCGGGGCCGTAGTGATGGACGGCCTGCTCTACGTGGTCGGCGGAACCCGTCAATGCAGTCTCGATCTCGCCAGTGGTGAGGTTTACGACCCGGCGACCAACTCGTGGTCGCCAATCGCGCCCATGACAACGCCGCGCGCCAACTTCGGCATCGCGGCGGTCAACGGCCGGATCTTTGTGTTTGGCGGCCTCTATCCTTCGGACGGTGGCGTCACCCTGGCCTCGGTGGAAAGCTACGACCCGCAAACCGACTCGTGGACCGTGCTGGCGCCGATGCCTCAGCCGCGCCGTGCCATGATGGCCGGGGCCATCGACGGGATCATCTACATAGCCGGCGGATCCTATGGTCATGCGCCTACGGCCGACGTCCACGCCTACGACCCGGTCACCGGCGCCTGGTCGCCGCGTGCCGCCATGCATGTCGGCAGGGATAACGCCGGCGTGACGGTGACGGCAGGGCGCCTGTTTATCGCTGGTGGTTTCGGGAGCGAAGGCTTCGAGGCCTCGACGGCCAGCTATAACCCGGCCAGCGATACGTGGACGCTCCACGCGTCGTTGCCGTCGGCATGGACGTCGCCTGAAGCCGTCAGCTTGAACGGGCAAGTCTTCGTGCTGGGCGGACTCCAGCCCACAGGCGGGGTCGTTAGCGATCAGCACCTGGCCCTGGTCGAGACCGGCGATGTCACCGCGCCGGTCACATCCGCGACGCGTTCGCTGCCGAACGGCAACGGCTGGAACAACGGTAGCGTTTGGGTGTCTCTGCAGGCCACCGACGAAGAAAGTGGAGTGGCCTCGCTCGTCTACCAGATGTCGGGAGCACAAAGCGGTGGTGCCACTGTCGCCGGCGACACCGCCTCGTTTGAGGTCGCCAATGAAGGCGTGACGACGATCACGTATTACGCAACCGATGGCGAGGGCAACGCCGAGATTCCGCGATCCTTGATTGTTCGCATCGATCGCACCCCGCCGGTCTTGGTTTCCATTGCGGACCGGACCGTCGAAGCGCAGTCGTCATCCGGCGGGTTCACGTCGTTCACGCCGAGCGCGACCGACTATGGCGGCAGCGGCGTCGTCATGGTGACGGCCAATCCGCCAGGTCCCATGTTCCCGCTGGGCACGACCACGGTCGTGCTGAGCGCGCTCGACGCGGCCGGCAATGGCGCCGCGCCTGTCAGCTTCACGGTTACCGTTCAGGACACGACACGGCCGAGCCTGTTTACGCCGATGGCGGTCGGCCCGGTCGAAGCCACCGGGCCTTCCGGAGCATCGGTCAGCTTCTTTGCCACGGCGACCGACACCGTAAGCGGTTCGCTCACAGCGGTCTGCACCCCTCCGTCGGGGATCTTCGCGATTGGCGTTACCACTGTGCTGTGCAGCGCGACCGACGGTGCCGGCAACACCGCCACGAAGACGTTTGATGTTACGGTGCATGACACGAGGCCACCAATCGTGTCACCGATGTTCAACATCGTTCGCGAGGCGACCGGTCCGGGCGGCGCAACGGTGTTCTACAACGTGACCGCGAACGACACGGTCGACGGACCTCGTCCGGTGCAGTGTACGGTGCCCTCAGGCAGCCTGTTCGGGTTTGGCATCACCAGTGTCTCCTGCACGGCGTCAGACACGCGCGGCAACCTGTCGGCGCCGCGCCTCTTCACCGTGACGGTGCATGACACCACGGCGCCGAATTTCGGGCCCGTCGCCAATGTCAACGTCGAGGCGACCTCGGCCGCCGGCGCGATCGTCAGCTATCAGCTGCCCGTTGCAATCGACACGGTGGACGGCCCGAGGCCGGTCAGCTGCTCACCGCCCCCGGGCTCGCAGTTTCCCATGGGCAGCACGCGCGTCAGTTGTTCCTCGTCCGACTCGCGCAACAATACCAGGTTCGTGAACTTCAGCGTCAATGTGGAGCCGGCTCTGGTGTCGCTCGAGGTCGATCCGCGAGCGGTGTCGCTGTTGCCGGGCGAGACGCAGCAGTTCGTTGGCACCGCTCGCTTCAGTGACGGCTCGGTGCGAACGACGGCTGACCCCGGCGGCGGCGGTGGTAACGAGGGCGGAGGTTCCCCGTCGAACTCGTTGTGGTCGATCGAGTTTGCCCCGTCCCTGGACGTCAGTCAGTGCGGTCTCGTGAACGGCGGGTTCTCCTCGCAGGCATTCACCGCCGATGCCACCGGCGCGGTGAACGTCGTGTGGTCACCGAACACGGCGGTCGTTCGCGCAGTCGGTACGCTGACCCCGGAAAGCCAGTTCACTGCGACGCTGACTTGCACCAATGGCAACGGGAGCCCGGGCTCAATCACCGCCACGTGGGCCGGGCCAGCAGCGACCCGGTTCACGGGTTCATACTCCCTCGGTGGGCAGAGCGGCAGCGTCGTCATCAAAGGGTGGTCGTCGAAGCCGAGCGCTCCGGGCGTCTCGCGCTTCGCGCTTGGCGGCGCCACGGTCGGCGGCAAGTTCTACGCAATCGGCGGGGCCAACGGCACGACCACGCAGGATGCGAACCAGGTCTACGACCCGGCCACCAACCTGTGGTCCACCGCCGCGTCCATGCCGACTCGTCGCGAGGGCATGGGGATTGTCGCCCTCGACGGGAGGATCTACGCCGTTGGGGGCAGCGCCAACGGAACGCCCCTGACGACGGTTGAAGTCTTCGACCCGGTGACCAACACCTGGTCGTCCGCCCCCGGCTTGCTCACGGCCCGCAGCCACTTTGCGCTGGTGGCCGCCAACGGCCGCCTGTTTGCGATCGGCGGCAACGCAGTGGGCGGTGCCCTGCTGAGCAGCGTTGAGCGTTTCGACCCTGCGACAAGCGCGTGGGTGACAATGGCGCCGCTGCCCGAGGCGCGCGCGTTCATCACGGCAGGGGCGCTTGGTGGCGGCACGCACCTGGTGGCGCCTGGCGGCGCCGGTCCCGGTGGTGCCGTGGCGCAGACCACATTCCTCTACAACGTGGCGCTCAACCAGTGGTTGCAGGGGCCGTCCATGCCTTCGGGCATCAGCGCTGGAGCCGGTGCCACGGTCGGCAACGCGTTCTATGTCTTCGGCGGGGCGCAGTGCGGCGTGGGCCAGGTGTTCATTCCCGGCGTGAACGGCAATCCCGACGGGTGGGCGCTGCTGGCCAGCATGCCAACCTCGCGATCCCAGTTCGCGTTGGCGGCCATCGGCGACGTGATCTATGCCGCCGGCGGACTGGCGGCCGATGGCAGCGCCTCTCTCGCGACATTCGAGTCCTACAGCGTGACGCCGGCCAGTCACCTGCAGATCTCGACCTCGGCGGGTGGCGGGAACTGTGCCGGCCAGGGCGGCGGTGAAGACGATGGTCCAACTTGGCGGATGCTCGACGAATCGGTGGCGACGATCGATCAGAACGGCCTGGTCACCGCCCTGGCGCCGGGACAAACGTTGGTTGTGATCGAGGTGGGCGGCGTCAGCTGCCTGACCACACAGACTTGCGCGACGTTGATCGTCGATCAGAACCTCTCCGGGCTGATGCATGGCAGCGGCTTTATTGACGGAGCGGCTGCGCGCGTGTCCTTCAACTTCCGCATCGGCTCTCCCGACCGGGGTGGACTGCGCCGCCTGGACGTCAAGGTGGACTACAAGCAACGGGGCCAGGGGCCGGGCCGATTTGAAGCGTCCGCGCTCACCAGCGTGCGATTCTCTGACCACCCTGGGTCCGATCCGGGTCAAGGCATCGTGGCGGATACCGTCCACTTCTCCGGGTCGGGCACGTGGAACGGGGTAGGCGGGTTCACGTTCCAGGCCGAGGCGGCTGATCGCGGCGAGCCTGGAAAGAACGGGGATTTGTTTGCGATTACGGTGCGTGATGGCGCCGGGACCCTGGTGGCGACGGTCTCGTCGGCCATTCACGGTGGCGGCATTCAGTCTCAGTAGCGGCGCGGGCCCGGCTCGGACGGGGCCCGCCGAATCTTCACGCGCCGATCGGCCGCAGGAGGCTTGAGGCCCTCCTGCACGTCTGACTGCGAAATCGAGCGGCCGAGGTAGAATGCGCTCACCCTGAATCGACCGAACCCAGGGTGGAGGAACGAGTGCAAATTGCCTGGGGATTCGCCGCGGCGTTAATCGGCGCGTTATCCACCTTCAGCGTCTGGGTCTACATCAGCCGGCGGCGGCTCGAACTTCGAGCCGCCGAGCTCGACAAGACCCTCGAGCAGCGCACCACCGAGCTTGAATCGGCGCGCCTGCAGTTGCAGCGCCTCAGCACCGAGGATCAGCTCACCGCGGTCGCCAACCACGAACAGTTCCTGGAATTTCTCGAGCGCGAGTGGCGGCGGGCCCGCCGCGACGGCCTGCCGCTGTCCCTGATCTTCATCGACGTCGATCACTTCAGGGCCTACAACCGGCAATTCGGCCGCAAGGCCGGCGACGACGTGCTGAAGCAGGTCGGCCGCTGCCTGGCGAGCCTCGTTGGCCGGCCAGGCGACCTGGTTGCGCGGTATCACCGCGACGAGTTTGCCCTGGTGCTGGCTTCGACCGACGGCCCTGGAGGGTTCAAGATCGCCGAACAGGTGCGCGCCGCGATTCGTGACCTGAAGCTGCCGGCGGCGAAGGACGGCCCCGACGAATTCATCACCGCGTCGGTGGCGACCTCGACGGCCGTGCCCCAGCGCGAATCGGCGTGGGAAGAGCTCGATCTCATCAAGGCCGCCCGCCACGCCCTGCGCGAAGCCCGGGCCGGCGGCGGCAACCGGGTCTTGCGCGCGAATCTCGGGCTGGCCGGTCCGCCCGAGCTGGTGGGCGCGCGATCCTAGCATGCGGCTCGAACTCGCACGGTGCACGGTCCGGCCCTGGGCCGTGGCCGACCTCGACCCCCTGATCAGGCACGCCAACAATCGCCACGTGTCGATGCACCTGCGCGATCGGTTTCCGTTTCCGTACGAACGTGAGCACGGCCAGAAGTTTCTCGAGTGGATCGTCCGGCAGCCCGCGCCGACGGTGTGGGCCCTGGAAGTGGGCGGGGAGGCCGCCGGCGGCATTGGCGTCGAGCTGCACACCGACGTCGAGCGCGTGTCGGCCGAGATCGGCTATTGGCTCGGCGAAAGCGCGTGGGGCCGCGGCATCGGCACCGAAGCGCTGACGGCGGTGACCGCCGAAGTGTTCCGGCTGCACGACCTGACCCGCATCTACGCCTTGCCGTTCGCCGACAATCACGCCTCGATTCGTATCCTCGAGAAGGCCGGCTATACCCTGGAAGGCCACCTGCGGCAGAGCGCCATCAAGGACGGCACGATTCGCGATCAACGGCTGTACGCCGCTTACAAACCCCTATGAAGAAGCTCGCCCTGATTGTGTGCGCTACCGTGCTGACGGTGGTGTCGGTCGCCACCGAGCAAAAACCGGCGACGGCCGGCTTTCCGCTGACCGTTGACAGCATCATGCGGGGACCCGAGCTGGTCGGCAACCCGCCGAACAACCTGCGCTGGTCGGGCGACTCGCAGTCGCTGTACTTCGAGTGGCTGATGCCGAAGGAAGACCTGCCGGCCACCTGGGTGGTCGCCCGCTCGGGCGGCGCGCCACGACGGTTGACCGACGCCGAACGGCGGCTCGCGCCTCCGGCCAACGGCCACTGGGATGCGAAGCGGCGCCGCATCCTCGGCACCGATCGCGGCGACATCGTCATCATCAACACGGTGGCGAACACGCGGCTCGACGTGACGCGTACGACCGGCGTTGAGTCCAACCCGCGCTGGGCGCGCGGCGAGACGCACGTGACCTTCGTGCGCGACAACAACCTGTTCATCGTGCCCGTCCAGGACGTAACTGCCGGGACGCTCGTGCAGTTGACCGATGCGGCCGTGCGTCGCGCCGACCCGAAGCCGACCGACAGCCAGAAGTACCTCAAGGACGAAGAGCAACAGTTGCTCGACTGGGTCGAGAATGAAACGGCCCGCCGGAAGCGGCGCGAGGCGCTGGATCGCGCCCGGGCGTTGCCGCGATTCGACCTGACCGAGCGCCAGACCATTGCCGATGCCGCCGTGTCGGCCGACGGGAAATTCGCGTTCCTGGTCGTCAACGACCGCGCCCAAGCCCGCGCCTCGCAGGTGCCGCGATATGTCAGCGAGTCGGCGTTCACCGAAGAGATCAACGCCCGCACCAAGGTCGGCGATGCCCAGGACCGCCGCCGCCTGGTGACGCTCAACCTCGAGAGCGGCGACGGCTTCTGGGTGGGACTCGAAGGCGTGAGCGATGCGATCGCCATTCCGAAACCGGTCGACGACGACACGAAACCGGCGCCTGCGGCCACCGAGGGGGCCGCGAAGCCCGCCGCGGCAGCACTTGCCCCGGGCAAAGTCGAGGGGAAACGTGACGTGCGTTGGGGCTCGCCCGTGCTGTCGCCCGACGGCAAGCACGCCGTGGTGTCGGTGCGCGCCGCCGACAACACCGAACGGTGGCTCGCGCTGGTGGATCCGGCGACTGGCCGGACCACGGTGCTCGATCACCTCAGGGACGAAGCCTGGATTCGCGACGGCGGCCAGGGCTGGCTGCCCGACAACAGCCGCGTGTGGTTCCTGGCCGAGCACGACGGCTGGATGCACCTCTACACGGTGGATGCGACCGCGGCAGCCCCGGCGCGCAAGCAGTTGACGATGGGGCAGTTTGAGATCGATCAGGTGGAGGTGTCGCTTGACGGCCGCACCTTCTACATTGAATCGACCGAGCAGCACCCGGGAGAGCGCCACCTCTACTCGTTAAGCGTGGACGGCGGCCCGCGGACGAAGCTCACGACCCCGGCCGGTGGCCACGAGGGCACGATTGCCCCCGACGGATCGATGTTCGGCCTGGTCTCGTCGTTCCCGAATCGCCCGCCCGAAGTGTTTCTCATGGCAAACCAGGCCGGGGCCACGGCCACCAAGGTCACGACTAGCTCGTCGGCCGAGTGGCAATCGTTCAAGTGGGTGGAGCCGCAACTGGTGACCTACACGGCGCGCGACGGCCAGCAGGTCTACGCGCGCATGTACACGCCAGAGATGGTCGGCGCCAGGCGCGATCCGAAAGCGCCGGCGGTGATCTTCGTGCACGGCGCCGGCTATCTGCAGAACGCACACAAGTACTGGTCGAGCTACTACCGGGAGTACATGTTCCACCACCTGCTCGCGTCGCAAGGGTATGTGGTGCTCGACCCCGACTTCCGCGCCAGCGCCGGTTACGGCCGCGACTGGCGGACCGCGATCTATCGCTCGATGGGCGGCCACGATCTCAACGACGTGGTGGACGGGGCCGGGTTCCTGGTGAAGTCGCAAAAAGTCAACGCCCGGCGCATTGGCGTCTACGGCGGCAGCTACGGCGGCTTCATCACGTTGATGGCGCTGTTCACCTCGCCCGACACGTTTGCCGCGGGCGCCGCGCTCCGGCCTGTCACCGACTGGGCCCACTACAACCATGGCTACACCTCGAACATCCTCAACGAACCGCCGGCCGATGCCGAGGCCTACCGCAAGAGCTCGCCGATCTATTTCGCCGAAGGGTTGAAGTCGGCGCTGCTGATCGCCCACGGCATGGTCGACGTCAACGTGCATTACCAGGACTCGGTCCGGCTGGCCCAGCGGTTGATCGAGCTGCGCAAGGAGAACTGGGAACTGGCGTCGTATCCCGTCGAGGACCACGGCTTCGTGGAGGCCACCAGCTGGGCCGACGAGTACAAGCGCATCCTCAAGCTGTTTGAGGTCAACCTGAAGAAGTAAGGACGCCGGGTTCATTTTTCGCTACCATTCATAGATAAATGAACCCAGCGTCTTTGAGTTGTCCCGGACTGGCGGATTTGATTGCCCGGCTCGACCGATCGGTCGATGCCGGCGACGCCGGCGCCGTCACCGCCGCCGTCAAGGCCGACCTCGAGCACGTGCTGGGCACGCGCGCGTTGGTGCTGCCGGCTCGGCTCACCAACCCGCGTCCCGACGCGTATGCGCGCCGGTTGCTGCATCGCGATCCCGCCGGCCGCTATAGCGCGATCGTCATGACCTGGGGACCAGGGCAGGGCACGGCGGTACACGATCACGGCGGCTTGTGGTGCGTGGAAGGCGTCGTGGACGGAGAGATCGCCGTGACGCAGTATCGCGTGGAGCCAGATGCCGAAGGCTTCTTTCGAGTGACGCCGATTGGCGCGCTGCTGGCCGGCACCGGCTCGGCCGGCTGCCTGATTCCGCCGACCGACCATCACGTGCTGGCCAACGCGCGGCCGGCGGCCGCGTCCATTACCCTGCATATCTACGGCGGCGACCTGGACGCCTGCAAGGTCTTCGTGCCGGCCACGCCCGATGGCCGTTACGCCGAAACCATGAAGGCGCTGTCGTTCCACGAATGAGCGACTACATCGATCTCCGGTTCCGTGGCAGCGATCGCGTGATCGCCACCGCCGTGCTGTCGGGGCCCGACGGCGTGACGCTGGTCGATCCCGGGCCGACGTCGTGCCTGCCGGCGCTCGAAGACGGCTTGCGCCAGCGCGGGCTCACGCTGCGCGACGTGCGCGCGCTGCTCGTCACGCACATCCACCTGGATCACGCCGGCGCCACCGGCACGATCGTCGAGCGCGTCCCCGGCATTCGCGTTTATGTCCACGAGCGCGGCGCACCGCACCTGATCGATCCCGCCAAGTTGCTCGCGAGTGCCACGCGGCTGTACGGCGACCAGATGGACACGCTCTGGGGCGCGTTTCTCCCGGTGCCGGCCGCCAACGTGAACGTGCTGCAGGGCGGCGAACGGGTGGCCGTCGCCGGCACCACGCTGCGGGTCGCCTACACACCCGGACACGCGAAGCACCACGTCAGCTACCTGGACGAGACCACCGGTACGGCCTACGTGGGCGATACCGGGGGCATTCGCGTCAGCGGCGATTACCTGCTGGCGCCGACGCCGCCGCCGGATATCGATCTGGCCGCGTGGCGACAGAGCCTCGACGACATCGAGGCGTGGCAACCGGTGTCGCTGTTCCTGACGCATTTCGGCGTGGTGACCGGGGCGAAGGCGCACCTCGCGCGGTTTCGCGAGGTGCTGACCCGGCAGGCCGAGGCCGTGCGCGAGTCGCTCGCCGCAGGGAATACCGACGAGGAACGGACGCAGGTGTTTGTGGAACGCTTGCGGCGCGAGATCCGGAAGGCGCTGCCCGAGCACGAAGCCCGGGCAACGGAATTAGCCGCGCCGTTCGATCAGCTGTGGCAGGGACTGGCTCGCTACTGGAGCAAGCAGCAGCCTACCTAGTCCTGGTTGGAGCAAGCGCCGTTTCCGTTATCGGTGTTAATCGGTATCTGTGGCCCTAGACGGCGATCGCCTCAACCAGTGGCGAGCGCCCGGCGATGGACATGACCCCCGGCTCGACCAGGAATCGCAGCGCGTAGCCCGAGGGGGTGCCCGTCGAGCGCCGGCACGGCGCGACGCGCCACACCGCCGACAGCACCTTGC is a window of Acidobacteriota bacterium DNA encoding:
- a CDS encoding kelch repeat-containing protein, which translates into the protein MISGRALVRVVVGGFLMAGAVGVWAAGGWVAQPPMPEPRYAHGAVVMAGRIHVVGGTSAQSCSFLSSHTVYDPATGLWTPAEPMSVPRAHPGAVVMDGLLYVVGGTRQCSLDLASGEVYDPATNSWSPIAPMTTPRANFGIAAVNGRIFVFGGLYPSDGGVTLASVESYDPQTDSWTVLAPMPQPRRAMMAGAIDGIIYIAGGSYGHAPTADVHAYDPVTGAWSPRAAMHVGRDNAGVTVTAGRLFIAGGFGSEGFEASTASYNPASDTWTLHASLPSAWTSPEAVSLNGQVFVLGGLQPTGGVVSDQHLALVETGDVTAPVTSATRSLPNGNGWNNGSVWVSLQATDEESGVASLVYQMSGAQSGGATVAGDTASFEVANEGVTTITYYATDGEGNAEIPRSLIVRIDRTPPVLVSIADRTVEAQSSSGGFTSFTPSATDYGGSGVVMVTANPPGPMFPLGTTTVVLSALDAAGNGAAPVSFTVTVQDTTRPSLFTPMAVGPVEATGPSGASVSFFATATDTVSGSLTAVCTPPSGIFAIGVTTVLCSATDGAGNTATKTFDVTVHDTRPPIVSPMFNIVREATGPGGATVFYNVTANDTVDGPRPVQCTVPSGSLFGFGITSVSCTASDTRGNLSAPRLFTVTVHDTTAPNFGPVANVNVEATSAAGAIVSYQLPVAIDTVDGPRPVSCSPPPGSQFPMGSTRVSCSSSDSRNNTRFVNFSVNVEPALVSLEVDPRAVSLLPGETQQFVGTARFSDGSVRTTADPGGGGGNEGGGSPSNSLWSIEFAPSLDVSQCGLVNGGFSSQAFTADATGAVNVVWSPNTAVVRAVGTLTPESQFTATLTCTNGNGSPGSITATWAGPAATRFTGSYSLGGQSGSVVIKGWSSKPSAPGVSRFALGGATVGGKFYAIGGANGTTTQDANQVYDPATNLWSTAASMPTRREGMGIVALDGRIYAVGGSANGTPLTTVEVFDPVTNTWSSAPGLLTARSHFALVAANGRLFAIGGNAVGGALLSSVERFDPATSAWVTMAPLPEARAFITAGALGGGTHLVAPGGAGPGGAVAQTTFLYNVALNQWLQGPSMPSGISAGAGATVGNAFYVFGGAQCGVGQVFIPGVNGNPDGWALLASMPTSRSQFALAAIGDVIYAAGGLAADGSASLATFESYSVTPASHLQISTSAGGGNCAGQGGGEDDGPTWRMLDESVATIDQNGLVTALAPGQTLVVIEVGGVSCLTTQTCATLIVDQNLSGLMHGSGFIDGAAARVSFNFRIGSPDRGGLRRLDVKVDYKQRGQGPGRFEASALTSVRFSDHPGSDPGQGIVADTVHFSGSGTWNGVGGFTFQAEAADRGEPGKNGDLFAITVRDGAGTLVATVSSAIHGGGIQSQ
- a CDS encoding diguanylate cyclase, whose protein sequence is MQIAWGFAAALIGALSTFSVWVYISRRRLELRAAELDKTLEQRTTELESARLQLQRLSTEDQLTAVANHEQFLEFLEREWRRARRDGLPLSLIFIDVDHFRAYNRQFGRKAGDDVLKQVGRCLASLVGRPGDLVARYHRDEFALVLASTDGPGGFKIAEQVRAAIRDLKLPAAKDGPDEFITASVATSTAVPQRESAWEELDLIKAARHALREARAGGGNRVLRANLGLAGPPELVGARS
- a CDS encoding GNAT family protein, with translation MRLELARCTVRPWAVADLDPLIRHANNRHVSMHLRDRFPFPYEREHGQKFLEWIVRQPAPTVWALEVGGEAAGGIGVELHTDVERVSAEIGYWLGESAWGRGIGTEALTAVTAEVFRLHDLTRIYALPFADNHASIRILEKAGYTLEGHLRQSAIKDGTIRDQRLYAAYKPL
- a CDS encoding prolyl oligopeptidase family serine peptidase translates to MKKLALIVCATVLTVVSVATEQKPATAGFPLTVDSIMRGPELVGNPPNNLRWSGDSQSLYFEWLMPKEDLPATWVVARSGGAPRRLTDAERRLAPPANGHWDAKRRRILGTDRGDIVIINTVANTRLDVTRTTGVESNPRWARGETHVTFVRDNNLFIVPVQDVTAGTLVQLTDAAVRRADPKPTDSQKYLKDEEQQLLDWVENETARRKRREALDRARALPRFDLTERQTIADAAVSADGKFAFLVVNDRAQARASQVPRYVSESAFTEEINARTKVGDAQDRRRLVTLNLESGDGFWVGLEGVSDAIAIPKPVDDDTKPAPAATEGAAKPAAAALAPGKVEGKRDVRWGSPVLSPDGKHAVVSVRAADNTERWLALVDPATGRTTVLDHLRDEAWIRDGGQGWLPDNSRVWFLAEHDGWMHLYTVDATAAAPARKQLTMGQFEIDQVEVSLDGRTFYIESTEQHPGERHLYSLSVDGGPRTKLTTPAGGHEGTIAPDGSMFGLVSSFPNRPPEVFLMANQAGATATKVTTSSSAEWQSFKWVEPQLVTYTARDGQQVYARMYTPEMVGARRDPKAPAVIFVHGAGYLQNAHKYWSSYYREYMFHHLLASQGYVVLDPDFRASAGYGRDWRTAIYRSMGGHDLNDVVDGAGFLVKSQKVNARRIGVYGGSYGGFITLMALFTSPDTFAAGAALRPVTDWAHYNHGYTSNILNEPPADAEAYRKSSPIYFAEGLKSALLIAHGMVDVNVHYQDSVRLAQRLIELRKENWELASYPVEDHGFVEATSWADEYKRILKLFEVNLKK
- a CDS encoding cysteine dioxygenase family protein, which encodes MNPASLSCPGLADLIARLDRSVDAGDAGAVTAAVKADLEHVLGTRALVLPARLTNPRPDAYARRLLHRDPAGRYSAIVMTWGPGQGTAVHDHGGLWCVEGVVDGEIAVTQYRVEPDAEGFFRVTPIGALLAGTGSAGCLIPPTDHHVLANARPAAASITLHIYGGDLDACKVFVPATPDGRYAETMKALSFHE
- a CDS encoding MBL fold metallo-hydrolase, with the translated sequence MSDYIDLRFRGSDRVIATAVLSGPDGVTLVDPGPTSCLPALEDGLRQRGLTLRDVRALLVTHIHLDHAGATGTIVERVPGIRVYVHERGAPHLIDPAKLLASATRLYGDQMDTLWGAFLPVPAANVNVLQGGERVAVAGTTLRVAYTPGHAKHHVSYLDETTGTAYVGDTGGIRVSGDYLLAPTPPPDIDLAAWRQSLDDIEAWQPVSLFLTHFGVVTGAKAHLARFREVLTRQAEAVRESLAAGNTDEERTQVFVERLRREIRKALPEHEARATELAAPFDQLWQGLARYWSKQQPT